A DNA window from Sporosarcina sp. ANT_H38 contains the following coding sequences:
- a CDS encoding class I SAM-dependent methyltransferase: MTEELAFNSKHTIAYEANARNSIPTYDMLFSMIQSYFRVQLGEKEASLLVVGAGGGNELSAWGPSNPKWAFTGVDPSKDMLQMAMHKSVQLGLEDRVKLIQGTVSDIPLTDSKFDAASCILVLHFIKDVQQKLELLRTIKDKLKPGAPFVLVTAYGDPAEAELQDRINVWKSFFFDVGYDASKLDEMGKMIMNISFIPEQQIEQLLQEAGFTNSTRFYSTGLFAGWICHAE, encoded by the coding sequence ATGACAGAAGAACTTGCATTCAATTCAAAACATACGATCGCATACGAGGCAAACGCTCGAAACTCGATTCCGACATATGATATGTTATTTTCGATGATTCAATCCTATTTTCGAGTTCAATTGGGCGAAAAAGAGGCGTCATTGCTCGTGGTTGGAGCGGGTGGCGGCAATGAACTATCCGCATGGGGACCATCTAACCCCAAATGGGCATTTACCGGAGTTGACCCTTCTAAAGATATGCTTCAGATGGCTATGCATAAATCTGTTCAATTAGGCTTGGAAGACCGCGTCAAACTTATTCAGGGAACGGTTTCCGACATACCGCTTACAGACTCGAAGTTTGACGCGGCAAGTTGTATATTGGTTCTTCATTTCATAAAAGATGTTCAACAGAAGTTAGAACTGCTTAGAACCATTAAGGATAAGTTGAAGCCGGGAGCTCCATTCGTGCTTGTTACTGCATACGGAGATCCTGCGGAAGCCGAACTTCAAGACAGAATAAACGTATGGAAAAGCTTTTTCTTTGATGTTGGGTACGATGCGTCTAAATTGGACGAGATGGGCAAAATGATTATGAATATTTCTTTCATTCCTGAACAACAAATTGAACAACTATTACAAGAAGCTGGTTTTACGAATAGTACACGATTTTATTCAACTGGCCTTTTCGCTGGATGGATTTGCCATGCAGAATAA
- the adhP gene encoding alcohol dehydrogenase AdhP, which yields MQAAVVSEFNKELEVQEVPKPKPGPGQALVKIEACGVCHTDLHAAQGDWPVKPKLPLIPGHEGVGIVEEVGEGVTAVKVGDRVGIPWLYSACGKCDYCLSGQETLCPDQENGGYSVDGAYAEYCLAAADYVAKIPESLSSVDAAPILCAGVTTYKALKVSGAKPGDWVAIYGIGGLGHVALQYAKAMGFNVVAVDIADEKLELAKQLGADETVNGLKEDPVEAIKSRVGGVQAAISVAVTKIAFEQAYRSVKRGGTLVVVGLPNVELPIPIFDTVLNGVTVKGSIVGTRIDMKEALDFAARGKVKAQIETAPLSEINTILDKMVQGKINGRVVLKF from the coding sequence ATGCAAGCGGCAGTTGTAAGCGAATTCAATAAAGAGCTAGAGGTTCAAGAAGTGCCAAAGCCGAAACCAGGTCCTGGTCAAGCACTTGTGAAAATTGAAGCGTGCGGTGTTTGTCATACTGATTTACATGCGGCACAAGGCGATTGGCCAGTAAAACCGAAATTACCTCTTATACCAGGACATGAAGGTGTTGGTATTGTTGAAGAAGTCGGCGAAGGGGTTACGGCTGTAAAAGTAGGGGATCGTGTAGGGATTCCATGGCTATATTCGGCATGTGGGAAATGTGATTATTGCCTGAGCGGTCAAGAGACACTCTGTCCTGACCAAGAAAATGGTGGTTATTCTGTTGACGGGGCATATGCAGAATATTGTCTTGCAGCAGCGGATTATGTGGCGAAAATTCCTGAAAGTTTAAGTTCTGTGGATGCGGCACCAATTTTATGTGCAGGTGTAACGACATACAAAGCACTTAAAGTGTCCGGAGCAAAACCAGGTGACTGGGTAGCGATTTATGGAATTGGTGGACTTGGCCATGTCGCGCTCCAGTATGCAAAGGCAATGGGATTCAATGTTGTAGCGGTCGATATTGCTGATGAAAAACTGGAACTTGCGAAGCAACTAGGCGCTGATGAAACGGTAAATGGATTAAAAGAAGATCCAGTTGAAGCAATTAAATCACGCGTTGGCGGAGTGCAGGCGGCAATCAGTGTAGCGGTCACGAAGATAGCGTTTGAACAGGCATATCGTTCTGTTAAACGTGGCGGAACTCTTGTAGTAGTTGGGTTGCCAAATGTTGAGCTACCGATTCCTATTTTTGATACAGTGTTAAACGGTGTAACCGTGAAAGGCTCAATCGTCGGTACGCGTATTGATATGAAAGAAGCACTTGATTTTGCAGCTCGGGGTAAGGTGAAAGCACAGATTGAAACTGCACCGCTGTCTGAGATTAACACTATTCTAGACAAAATGGTCCAAGGGAAGATTAATGGAAGAGTTGTACTGAAGTTTTAA
- a CDS encoding sigma-54 dependent transcriptional regulator — protein sequence MTHILVVEDEVELGRFLSRLFALKGFKTTHVKSGKDFDQISDFSPFKLAFIDVRLPDRSGIEILKMVKTTAPHIQCVIMTGYSTVKIAVDAIKHGAADFIEKPFEDINVIDQLIDGLLGNQKSVLPKETDYQRIAREIGCFLGTSRSMHQLYQLAYKIAPKRITVLIEGETGTGKEVLAKFLHAASDRPTGSLMNINCGALSESLLESELFGHVKGAFTGALTDRAGYFEAASSGTLFLDEIAEASVSTQVKLLRVLETGEYIKIGGTSAERTSARIIAASHVNLEEAVQRGSFREDLLYRLDIVKLVIPPLRERREDIPLLIDSLLKRYGESILFSPETVERMKLYDWPGNMRELSNIIRQIAAISTKGSVITPDLLPPKITGLKQLYPAAVSKEPLHFPDEWKLFSEKIMSIYNEQEQFPLEELLALMKSMEKRTAVAMIKKSLHETAGNRKETSENLGISRRKIRYYLNET from the coding sequence ATGACTCATATTTTGGTTGTTGAAGACGAAGTTGAACTTGGTCGATTTTTATCACGTCTTTTTGCATTAAAAGGTTTTAAAACAACACATGTAAAAAGCGGAAAAGATTTTGATCAAATTAGTGACTTTTCCCCATTTAAGCTTGCATTTATTGACGTACGACTGCCGGACAGAAGTGGGATTGAAATACTAAAGATGGTAAAAACAACAGCACCACATATCCAATGTGTCATTATGACAGGCTATAGTACAGTAAAAATAGCCGTTGATGCGATTAAGCATGGTGCAGCTGATTTTATAGAAAAACCATTTGAAGATATTAACGTGATAGACCAGCTAATCGACGGACTTCTTGGAAATCAGAAAAGTGTATTACCCAAGGAAACTGATTATCAAAGAATTGCCCGTGAGATCGGATGTTTTCTTGGGACAAGCCGTTCGATGCATCAGCTGTATCAACTTGCTTATAAAATTGCTCCGAAACGGATTACTGTGTTAATCGAAGGAGAAACGGGGACAGGAAAAGAAGTGCTTGCGAAGTTTCTTCATGCTGCAAGCGATCGCCCCACTGGCTCATTAATGAACATTAACTGCGGCGCTCTTTCTGAATCACTACTTGAAAGTGAACTATTTGGTCATGTGAAAGGAGCTTTTACTGGTGCTTTGACAGATAGAGCTGGGTATTTTGAAGCAGCTTCATCAGGTACTCTATTTCTTGACGAAATAGCCGAAGCATCGGTCTCTACACAGGTAAAACTATTGCGGGTGCTCGAAACAGGTGAATATATTAAAATTGGTGGGACGAGCGCTGAGCGTACATCCGCACGTATTATCGCCGCCTCTCACGTAAATTTAGAAGAAGCGGTGCAGCGTGGTTCATTCCGGGAAGATTTATTATACCGACTTGATATTGTTAAATTAGTTATTCCACCGCTCCGCGAACGTCGTGAAGACATTCCGCTACTAATCGATTCATTGCTCAAGCGCTACGGGGAAAGTATCCTATTTTCTCCCGAAACAGTAGAACGAATGAAGCTATATGACTGGCCGGGAAATATGCGCGAACTGTCAAACATTATTCGTCAGATAGCCGCTATTTCAACGAAAGGATCCGTAATTACTCCAGATCTGCTACCACCAAAAATTACTGGCCTAAAACAGCTTTATCCAGCAGCAGTCTCGAAAGAACCGCTTCACTTCCCTGATGAATGGAAGTTGTTTTCCGAAAAGATCATGAGCATTTATAACGAACAAGAACAATTTCCTCTCGAAGAATTACTTGCCCTTATGAAAAGCATGGAAAAACGGACCGCTGTAGCAATGATCAAAAAATCGCTACATGAAACGGCAGGCAATCGTAAAGAAACGTCCGAAAATCTTGGTATCTCACGCAGAAAAATACGCTATTATTTAAACGAAACATAA
- a CDS encoding ATP-binding protein, with product MRRHEMIDLLTGVQSSKHNYYTELKTTVDELKKKNSQLEMINEVMKSFTADFSVTDMLQNTLITLKTVYSIDRISTALGNDQKLVMSYVYPEQDTYLEKNTLFPGAGSLYNNVFVTGQYAIYHESNTDSFFEKEGFRHLGLVSVHLFPLKSSGKTIGVLSLGSRSSLEFDEEDKSFFLHLADQIAVCMENARLYGEVLAGKQRWEETFRAVSDSILIIASDGTILSRNNAARLDWPLEIGQDIRPIMKQASRYTEDPFQKTIATKSPQSAELNHGNDIYDCSCYPLFGPDESIDAVIIYRKNITEKRLLEVQLMHSGQLAAIGEMAAGVAHELNNPLTSIIGNTQLLLRTQSADKQIKPLLDDIDQCGKRCMTIIRSLLVFSRQGNFSFKPCSLNDAVNEALSLTRRQIEQQHISIDIDLAPSLPTLNGNLQQLSQIAVNLLMNAKDAFKSADVDEKTIFIQTKIDGDSLLLCITDNGTGIAKDVLNDIFHPFFTTKDADSGTGLGLSVSFGIAKAHGGMLSVETMQGSGTTFTLTIPMSDERL from the coding sequence ATGAGAAGACATGAAATGATTGATCTCTTAACTGGTGTTCAATCTTCCAAACATAATTATTATACGGAATTGAAAACTACAGTTGATGAATTGAAAAAGAAAAATAGCCAACTTGAAATGATCAATGAGGTTATGAAAAGTTTTACAGCTGATTTTTCTGTGACAGATATGTTACAAAATACACTCATTACATTAAAGACTGTTTACTCGATTGATCGTATCAGTACAGCACTTGGGAATGATCAAAAACTTGTTATGTCATATGTATATCCAGAACAGGACACTTATCTCGAAAAAAACACTCTATTTCCAGGCGCTGGATCCCTTTATAATAATGTCTTTGTAACAGGTCAATACGCGATTTATCACGAAAGCAATACCGATTCATTTTTTGAGAAAGAAGGCTTTCGACATCTTGGACTTGTTTCTGTTCATTTGTTTCCATTAAAAAGTAGCGGAAAAACAATCGGTGTTTTATCACTTGGTAGCCGCTCGTCTTTGGAATTCGATGAAGAGGATAAATCTTTTTTTCTTCATTTAGCTGACCAAATCGCGGTCTGTATGGAAAATGCACGTCTATACGGAGAGGTTTTGGCCGGTAAGCAGCGCTGGGAAGAAACATTTCGAGCGGTATCGGACTCAATTTTAATCATTGCTTCTGATGGTACTATTTTATCTAGAAATAATGCTGCGCGATTGGACTGGCCCCTTGAGATTGGCCAAGATATCCGACCCATCATGAAACAAGCTAGCCGTTATACCGAGGACCCTTTTCAAAAGACAATAGCTACAAAAAGTCCACAATCCGCTGAGCTTAACCATGGAAATGACATTTATGATTGTTCGTGCTATCCCCTTTTCGGACCAGATGAGTCAATTGACGCCGTCATTATTTATCGCAAAAATATAACCGAAAAAAGACTGTTGGAAGTGCAGCTCATGCATTCTGGGCAGCTTGCAGCAATTGGAGAAATGGCCGCGGGGGTCGCGCACGAACTAAACAACCCACTAACATCAATTATTGGAAACACACAGCTTCTGCTTAGGACACAATCGGCTGATAAGCAAATAAAACCTTTGCTAGACGACATTGACCAGTGCGGCAAGCGCTGCATGACGATTATTCGTAGTCTACTCGTCTTTTCACGCCAAGGAAATTTTTCTTTTAAACCATGTTCTTTAAACGATGCCGTCAACGAAGCACTTAGTTTAACGCGTCGACAAATTGAGCAACAACATATTTCAATCGACATAGATCTAGCCCCTAGCCTTCCAACTTTGAACGGTAATTTGCAGCAGTTGAGTCAAATAGCAGTCAACTTGCTGATGAATGCAAAAGATGCATTTAAATCAGCTGATGTAGATGAAAAAACCATTTTTATTCAGACGAAAATAGATGGTGATTCATTACTCTTATGTATAACTGATAATGGCACTGGCATTGCAAAGGACGTACTAAATGATATCTTTCATCCTTTTTTCACAACAAAAGATGCTGACAGCGGAACTGGTCTTGGCTTGTCCGTTAGTTTCGGGATTGCGAAAGCGCATGGCGGAATGTTATCTGTTGAAACGATGCAAGGTAGTGGTACGACATTTACCCTAACAATCCCAATGTCCGATGAAAGGCTGTGA
- a CDS encoding iron-containing alcohol dehydrogenase — protein MFKFVMPEVIFGSGSIHQAGESCARLGARNVLIVTDPGVIKAGWAEITEKSCREAGLSSIIFSEISINPTEQEAEMCARVYLENDCDALIGVGGGSAIDIAKAAAILVTNGGQIRDYEGVDQISKPLPPLVMVSTTAGSGSEVSQFSVIVDTERQKKMTIVSKSLVPDIAIIDPDVLATKSARLTASTGLDVLTHAIESFVSIAATPLTDVHAKSAIALSTQFLRPSVASRYNKDAKEKMAMASLHAGLAFSNAILGAVHAMAHTIGGRYPFLHGDINAVLLPHVMEFNALAAPNKFKIMAELMGEDIATLSVSAAGKKAISHVRNLAVDIGAPLTLSEMGFEESAIPEISQIALLDACMITNPRDISAEEVAFLLRQAL, from the coding sequence ATGTTTAAATTTGTTATGCCTGAAGTGATTTTTGGGAGTGGCTCAATTCATCAAGCCGGAGAAAGTTGTGCTCGGCTTGGTGCTCGAAATGTGCTTATTGTGACAGATCCAGGTGTGATTAAAGCCGGTTGGGCAGAGATTACTGAGAAAAGTTGTCGGGAAGCCGGGCTCTCCTCTATTATTTTTTCCGAAATCAGTATTAATCCAACAGAGCAAGAAGCCGAGATGTGTGCTCGCGTTTATCTCGAAAATGATTGCGATGCATTAATTGGGGTTGGAGGTGGAAGCGCGATTGACATTGCTAAGGCAGCCGCAATTCTAGTAACAAACGGGGGCCAGATTCGTGATTATGAGGGAGTAGATCAAATTTCAAAACCCCTTCCCCCCCTCGTAATGGTTTCAACGACTGCTGGATCAGGTTCTGAGGTGTCCCAGTTTTCCGTTATCGTGGATACTGAAAGGCAGAAAAAAATGACGATTGTTTCAAAGTCACTTGTACCTGATATCGCCATTATTGATCCCGATGTTCTTGCCACGAAGAGTGCTCGACTTACTGCCTCGACAGGACTAGATGTGCTAACTCACGCAATTGAATCTTTCGTCAGCATTGCTGCAACACCACTGACTGATGTTCACGCTAAAAGTGCGATTGCATTGTCGACGCAATTTTTACGTCCATCTGTTGCTTCCCGTTACAATAAAGATGCAAAAGAAAAAATGGCAATGGCAAGCCTTCATGCCGGTCTCGCTTTTTCTAATGCAATCCTTGGCGCAGTTCATGCGATGGCCCATACAATCGGTGGCCGCTACCCTTTTTTACATGGAGATATTAATGCTGTACTTCTACCTCATGTTATGGAATTTAATGCACTAGCCGCCCCAAATAAGTTTAAGATTATGGCCGAATTAATGGGCGAAGATATTGCAACACTTTCAGTATCAGCAGCAGGCAAAAAAGCGATTAGTCATGTGCGGAATCTTGCGGTTGATATTGGTGCGCCGCTTACATTGTCGGAAATGGGCTTTGAAGAGTCAGCGATTCCTGAAATCAGTCAGATAGCGCTGTTAGATGCTTGTATGATCACCAATCCTCGAGATATCTCTGCAGAAGAAGTCGCTTTTCTTCTCCGACAGGCCTTGTAG
- a CDS encoding cation diffusion facilitator family transporter — translation MHDHDHGHHHSHAREGNKKGLAIAFIITAGIMLLEFFGGLLTNSLALLADSGHMLSDAGSLALSLVAIWFAARAASPNKTYGYYRFEILAALFNGVTLFVIAGMIIYQAYGRFFEPQTVASGSMIIIALIGLAANLLSAWFLISKGDVKDNVNLRSAYLHVLGDALGSVGAIIAGIVMYYFDWYVADPIISVVVALLILKGAWGIIKQTVHILMEGTPITIDQQEVKQTLEAIEGVINVHDLHVWTITSGLDSLTCHLLIEDKQDEQRILQQAIQQIEQQFKIIHTTIQIEKSDLQHETAIV, via the coding sequence ATGCATGATCACGACCATGGTCATCACCACAGTCACGCTAGAGAAGGAAATAAAAAAGGACTTGCGATAGCATTCATAATTACAGCGGGAATTATGCTGTTAGAGTTTTTTGGAGGGTTGCTGACGAACAGCTTGGCTTTGCTGGCTGATTCGGGGCATATGTTGAGTGACGCGGGGTCGTTGGCGCTAAGTTTAGTAGCAATTTGGTTTGCTGCGCGTGCGGCGTCTCCCAATAAAACATATGGTTATTATCGATTTGAAATTTTAGCGGCATTATTTAACGGGGTGACGTTGTTTGTCATCGCAGGAATGATCATTTACCAAGCGTATGGGCGTTTCTTTGAGCCACAAACTGTTGCGAGTGGTTCGATGATCATCATTGCGCTCATTGGATTAGCGGCTAATCTGCTAAGTGCTTGGTTTTTAATTAGCAAAGGAGATGTGAAAGATAATGTGAATTTACGCAGTGCCTATTTGCATGTCCTCGGCGATGCACTAGGTTCTGTAGGTGCGATTATTGCCGGGATTGTTATGTACTATTTTGACTGGTATGTAGCAGATCCAATTATCAGTGTTGTCGTTGCATTGTTAATCCTAAAAGGAGCATGGGGGATTATTAAACAGACGGTTCATATTCTTATGGAAGGAACACCGATTACAATTGATCAACAAGAGGTCAAGCAGACATTAGAAGCAATCGAAGGAGTCATCAATGTACATGATCTTCATGTATGGACGATCACATCTGGATTGGATTCTCTTACTTGCCACCTGCTAATTGAGGATAAACAAGATGAGCAGCGAATACTTCAACAAGCGATTCAACAAATCGAACAGCAGTTTAAAATCATCCATACGACGATTCAAATTGAAAAGTCTGATTTGCAACATGAAACAGCTATCGTCTAA
- a CDS encoding metal-sensitive transcriptional regulator — MEESSKTTVQPNKQQLLNRLKRVEGQVRGVHQMVENDRYCVDILHQISAIQSAMNKVSLALLEDHTHHCVVNAIKGQNGEAAIKELMDVMKTMTK, encoded by the coding sequence ATGGAGGAATCATCTAAAACAACAGTCCAACCCAATAAACAACAGCTTCTTAACCGATTAAAACGTGTCGAAGGACAAGTAAGAGGCGTTCATCAAATGGTCGAGAATGATCGCTATTGTGTAGATATTTTGCATCAGATTAGCGCGATTCAATCAGCTATGAATAAGGTTTCTTTGGCTTTACTAGAAGATCATACCCATCACTGTGTAGTGAATGCGATTAAAGGGCAAAATGGTGAAGCGGCCATTAAAGAATTGATGGATGTCATGAAAACTATGACGAAATAA
- the copZ gene encoding copper chaperone CopZ, which translates to MKETLKVEGMSCNHCVNSIETSVGELTGVSTVKVDLGNNEVSVEFDNATTFAQIKETIEEQGYELV; encoded by the coding sequence ATGAAAGAAACTTTAAAGGTAGAAGGTATGTCATGTAATCATTGTGTAAACTCAATAGAAACGAGCGTTGGGGAACTTACTGGTGTTTCAACAGTTAAAGTAGATCTTGGCAATAATGAAGTATCGGTAGAATTTGACAATGCAACTACATTCGCTCAAATCAAAGAAACGATTGAAGAGCAAGGCTACGAACTCGTTTAA
- a CDS encoding heavy metal translocating P-type ATPase, translated as MEEKQMATEAKTLQITGMTCAACANRIEKGLSKIEGVEKANVNFAMENSTIVFDPAKTNVNEFKARVEKLGYSVVQEKVAFDISGMTCAACATKIEKRIGKMDGVSNASVNFALETIAVEYDSKQVETTEMITAVKKMGYELIPKQDSKDKMDHKEQEIKKQEKKFIFSLVLTIPLLWTMVAHFEFLSFIYMPHILMNPWVQLAFATPVQFIVGAQFYKGAFNSLRNKSANMDVLVALGTSAAYFYSLYLSIEWMNNGKVGSPELYFEASAVIITLIVLGKLFEVRAKGKTSQAIQKLLGLQAKTARVLRDGIEIELPIEEVIAGDTILVKPGEKIPVDGEIIEGRSAIDESMITGESIPVDKVAGDKVIGATINKNGSLQIKATKVGKDTALAQIVKVVEEAQGSKADIQRLADRISGIFVPVVVVIAVATFLTWFFIVTPGDFRSALIPTISILVIACPCALGLATPTSIMAGSGRAAEMGLLFKGGEHLENTRSIDTVVLDKTGTVTKGQPALTDITVTAGFTEDEVLQLVATAENQSEHPLAQAIVLGVKEKGLSLLDVTDFEALPGYGIRANVSGREVLVGTRKLMNEYKIAILDSSAAMEMLESEGKTAMLIAVDHKLAGVVAVADTVKESSKEAITRMQALGLEVIMLTGDNQRTAEAIARQVGLSHVIAEVLPEQKSDEIKKLQEQGKKVAMVGDGINDAPALAIANIGMAVGTGTDIAIEAADITLMRGDLNSVADAIIMSRKTMRNIKQNLFFAFFYNTIGIPIAAIGLLAPWVAGAAMAFSSVSVVLNALRLQKVKL; from the coding sequence TTGGAGGAGAAGCAAATGGCAACAGAAGCAAAAACGTTACAAATTACTGGTATGACTTGTGCTGCGTGTGCGAATCGCATTGAAAAAGGACTCTCAAAAATAGAGGGTGTCGAGAAAGCAAACGTCAACTTTGCAATGGAAAACTCAACAATCGTTTTCGACCCTGCTAAAACGAATGTCAATGAGTTTAAGGCAAGAGTTGAAAAACTCGGTTACAGTGTCGTTCAAGAAAAAGTAGCTTTTGACATTTCGGGTATGACCTGTGCGGCATGTGCGACGAAAATCGAAAAACGCATTGGTAAGATGGATGGTGTTTCCAATGCAAGTGTCAACTTTGCGTTAGAAACGATAGCAGTTGAATATGATAGCAAACAAGTTGAAACAACAGAGATGATTACTGCAGTTAAGAAAATGGGCTATGAATTAATTCCAAAACAAGATAGCAAAGACAAGATGGATCACAAAGAACAAGAAATCAAAAAGCAAGAGAAAAAGTTCATCTTTTCACTCGTTTTGACGATTCCATTACTATGGACAATGGTGGCGCATTTTGAGTTTTTATCATTTATTTACATGCCACATATACTAATGAACCCATGGGTACAGCTTGCATTTGCGACGCCTGTTCAATTTATCGTTGGCGCACAGTTTTATAAAGGTGCTTTTAATTCACTACGCAATAAAAGTGCCAATATGGACGTATTGGTTGCCCTGGGTACGAGCGCGGCATACTTCTATAGCCTATATTTATCGATTGAATGGATGAATAATGGGAAAGTCGGAAGTCCAGAGCTATATTTTGAAGCGTCCGCTGTTATTATTACATTAATCGTTCTTGGTAAGTTATTTGAAGTTCGTGCAAAAGGAAAAACGAGTCAGGCGATTCAAAAGTTGCTAGGTTTACAAGCTAAAACAGCAAGAGTTCTAAGAGACGGCATTGAAATTGAACTGCCGATTGAAGAAGTTATCGCAGGAGATACAATTCTTGTGAAGCCAGGTGAAAAGATTCCAGTGGATGGCGAAATTATTGAAGGACGTTCAGCTATCGATGAATCAATGATTACAGGAGAAAGTATTCCAGTGGATAAAGTTGCTGGTGATAAAGTCATAGGTGCAACAATCAATAAGAATGGTTCATTGCAAATCAAAGCGACAAAAGTTGGAAAAGATACAGCATTGGCGCAAATTGTGAAAGTAGTGGAGGAAGCACAAGGATCGAAAGCTGATATCCAACGTTTAGCAGACAGAATTTCTGGTATTTTTGTACCGGTTGTTGTCGTTATTGCGGTTGCAACGTTCCTTACATGGTTTTTCATAGTAACACCAGGCGATTTCCGTTCGGCATTGATTCCAACAATCTCGATTCTAGTTATTGCTTGTCCATGTGCGCTAGGTCTGGCAACGCCGACATCGATTATGGCAGGGTCAGGTAGAGCAGCTGAAATGGGCTTACTATTTAAAGGCGGCGAACATTTGGAAAATACCCGCTCAATTGACACTGTCGTGTTGGATAAAACAGGAACAGTGACAAAAGGTCAACCTGCATTGACAGATATTACAGTGACAGCAGGCTTTACAGAAGATGAAGTCTTGCAATTAGTTGCAACAGCTGAAAATCAATCTGAACATCCATTGGCACAAGCCATTGTTTTGGGTGTCAAAGAGAAAGGGTTATCGTTACTTGATGTGACTGATTTTGAAGCGTTACCAGGGTATGGTATCCGGGCAAATGTTAGTGGTAGAGAAGTATTAGTCGGTACTAGAAAATTGATGAACGAGTATAAGATTGCTATTTTAGACTCGAGTGCTGCTATGGAAATGCTCGAAAGTGAAGGGAAAACAGCGATGCTGATCGCTGTGGATCATAAACTTGCAGGTGTCGTGGCAGTCGCAGATACAGTGAAAGAATCGTCGAAGGAAGCCATTACCAGAATGCAGGCATTGGGTCTGGAAGTCATTATGTTGACAGGCGATAACCAACGAACTGCGGAAGCAATTGCTCGTCAAGTCGGGCTATCTCATGTAATTGCAGAAGTATTACCAGAACAAAAGAGCGATGAAATTAAAAAATTACAAGAACAAGGTAAGAAAGTGGCTATGGTTGGGGACGGTATTAATGATGCGCCAGCACTCGCGATAGCGAATATCGGAATGGCTGTCGGAACAGGTACAGACATTGCGATTGAGGCGGCAGATATTACACTGATGCGTGGAGATTTAAATAGTGTAGCTGATGCAATTATTATGAGTCGCAAAACGATGCGTAATATTAAGCAAAACCTATTCTTCGCATTCTTCTACAATACAATCGGTATCCCTATTGCGGCAATTGGTTTATTAGCCCCATGGGTTGCGGGTGCAGCGATGGCTTTCAGTTCGGTGTCTGTTGTTTTGAATGCATTGCGTTTGCAAAAAGTTAAACTGTAA
- a CDS encoding glutaredoxin family protein: MKKVQLELYTRPTCSDCQDAKAYLAEHHIAYIDYDLSKDPAKEQELIKLSGARMVPTFVFKGKSLVGLMSKRKVLIGFEQNFDEIVGILRDNKS, from the coding sequence GTGAAAAAAGTGCAACTAGAGTTGTATACTAGACCTACTTGTTCAGATTGCCAAGATGCGAAAGCTTATCTTGCTGAGCATCATATTGCGTATATTGATTATGATTTATCGAAAGATCCTGCAAAGGAACAAGAACTTATTAAATTATCAGGCGCAAGAATGGTACCCACTTTTGTTTTTAAAGGTAAATCACTAGTTGGTTTGATGAGCAAACGAAAAGTCCTAATCGGCTTTGAGCAGAACTTTGATGAAATAGTTGGAATACTAAGGGACAATAAGTCATAA